In Erigeron canadensis isolate Cc75 chromosome 1, C_canadensis_v1, whole genome shotgun sequence, a single window of DNA contains:
- the LOC122587161 gene encoding uncharacterized protein LOC122587161: MTDDLYKIIQKPRESLRDFITRLTKESLNIPKLDMLTAIQVWQRGLHKGSKFQEDLIMTPCRNLDEAKARAARFIRLEENELTTSKLDALSYDRPKQKAETLVFKPRHKPYTRHVDNQVNAVKEDDGVEYPTLASYCFSVGTPGIIMALRDLGDKVRWSQKKNDAYYKKKDPSQWCTYHEDFGHLTEDCKMLRREISTLLAKGYLTELLGRKKAKNV, translated from the coding sequence ATGACTGATgatctttataaaataattcaaaaaccaCGCGAATCACTTAGGGATTTTATAACTAGGCTTACGAAAGAGTCTCTTAATATTCCTAAACTAGATATGCTAACTGCTATTCAAGTTTGGCAGAGAGGTCTTCATAAGGGATCTAAATTCCAGGAAGATCTTATAATGACACCATGCAGGAATTTAGATGAGGCAAAAGCAAGGGCTGCAAGATTCATAAGGCTCGAAGAAAATGAGCTTACCACTTCAAAATTGGATGCCTTATCTTATGATCGTCCAAAGCAAAAAGCGGAGACCCTAGTGTTCAAACCAAGACACAAACCCTACACAAGGCATGTGGATAATCAGGTCAATGCTGTCAAGGAAGATGATGGGGTCGAATATCCTACTCTGGCATCATATTGCTTTTCAGTAGGAACACCTGGCATTATAATGGCGCTTCGAGATCTTGGAGACAAAGTGAGATGGTCCCAAAAGAAAAACGACGCATATTACAAGAAGAAAGATCCTAGCCAATGGTGTACTTATCATGAAGACTTTGGACACCTCACTGAAGATTGCAAAATGCTGAGAAGAGAAATATCCACCTTACTAGCTAAGGGATATTTAACAGAATTACTTGGAAGAAAGAAGGCCAAAAAtgtttga
- the LOC122587149 gene encoding probable LRR receptor-like serine/threonine-protein kinase At3g47570: MLLWFPTVSLATNNHTDHLALLAIKSSIIHDPQHVLDSWNTSFHFCQWQGVTCGHRHPRVTRLDLGSRGLVGSMSPQIGNLSFLIVLNLQNNTFKGVIPPELGNLFRLQKLNLDNNSFNGEVPASLSNCTRLNILQFGRNNLVGKLPQQLSALVNLVELVIQDNSFTGGIPSFFGNFTSLKTLQATNNYMGGSIPYTLGQLYNLQEIDFGFNQLYGTIPRSFYNLTSLKVLSIPNNEISGNLPKDIGLQLPNLELFQIWINNFTGSIPFSFSNCSNLILLWMGDNGFSGKVNIDFSRIPNFWGVVLYTNYLGSSEPDEMNFIDSMVNCSKLERIYLDCNQFTGVLPSVIGNLSSKLTALTIGKNFMYGTLPSGIGNLVNLERLAIYSNQFTGIVPTELGKLHNLKYVDMYDNFFTGNFPNFLGNSSLLKLHLNENRLQGHIPPSLGNCRGLLELDLSVNNLTGPIPAELFLLSSLSMTLNLSHNYLVGPLPKDIEKLKSLTALDLSHNDLVGAIPNSIETCKSLEYLNLGANSFQGPIPPSMGALRGIINLNLSRNNFSGKIPKFLEQLNLSSLDLSYNNFDGEVPLKGIFKNASLISIKGNNRLCGGLLELRLPKCPTISRSKTGFRTSRVILIVIPICLLLVVAMVLSYLFYWKRRKTQAQPEASCVQPFSRVSFGSILKATNEFSQQNLIGTGAFSAVYKGILEPIDGMVAIKVLKLGNQGALKSFVIECEALKNIRHRNLVKVITSCSSIDFQGNDFKALIYEFMPNGNLERWLHPSSEQEVDIEEAPPQRLTLRQRVMIATDVAHAMHYLHEECESPIVHCDLKPSNILLDSDMVAHIGDFGLAKFLPLKPHKSSSIGLRGTIGYAPPEYGLGGEMTKEGDIYSFGILLLEMITGKRPTDLIFQEGFNLHGYVTMALPDHLMEIIEPTLLSIIEDINVGANVNHGNDARKWEMLEKSMILLARTGLACSLESPKERMNSSKIVQELHHINGLF, from the exons ATGCTGTTATGGTTTCCAACCGTTTCACTCGCCACAAACAACCATACCGATCATCTTGCACTTCTGGCTATCAAGTCCAGCATCATTCATGACCCTCAACATGTTCTTGACTCGTGGAACACCTCTTTCCATTTCTGTCAATGGCAAGGTGTTACATGCGGTCATCGGCATCCTAGAGTCACCAGATTAGACCTTGGATCGCGAGGCCTTGTTGGTTCCATGTCCCCTCAGATCGGAAACTTAAGTTTTCTCATAGTGTTAAATCTACAAAATAACACCTTCAAAGGTGTAATCCCACCTGAGTTAGGAAACTTGTTCAGGTTGCAAAAACTAAATCTTGACAACAATTCTTTTAATGGAGAAGTTCCAGCCAGTTTATCAAACTGTACAAGGCTAAACATTCTTCAGTTTGGTCGGAATAATCTAGTTGGCAAACTTCCACAACAGCTTAGTGCCTTGGTGAACCTGGTGGAGTTAGTCATTCAAGATAACAGTTTTACAGGAGGGATACCGTCTTTCTTTGGAAACTTCACTTCTCTTAAAACCTTACAGGCCACCAACAATTATATGGGCGGAAGCATTCCATACACTTTAGGTCAACTGTACAACTTGCAAGAAATTGATTTCGGTTTTAACCAGCTCTATGGTACGATCCCTCGGTCCTTTTACAATTTAACATCCTTAAAAGTTCTTAGTATACCAAATAATGAAATCAGTGGAAATTTACCGAAAGATATAGGCTTGCAGCTACCCAATCTTGAGCTTTTTCAAATATGGATTAACAATTTTACTGGAAGCATACCCTTCTCATTTTCTAATTGTTCAAACTTGATTCTCCTCTGGATGGGAGACAATGGTTTTAGCGGGAAGGTTAACATAGATTTTAGTCGTATTCCAAATTTTTGGGGTGTTGTGTTATATACTAACTATCTAGGGAGTTCGGAACCTGATGAAATGAACTTCATTGATTCCATGGTCAATTGTAGCAAACTAGAAAGGATATATCTTGATTGCAACCAATTTACTGGAGTTCTTCCTAGTGTCATAGGCAATCTATCTTCTAAACTAACAGCTCTAACAATTGGAAAGAACTTCATGTATGGGACCTTGCCTTCTGGGATTGGGAATCTTGTGAATTTAGAGCGGTTAGCTATATACTCTAATCAGTTCACAGGGATAGTCCCAACCGAACTTGGTAAGCTACATAACCTTAAATATGTAGACATGTATGACAACTTCTTCACCGGAAACTTTCCAAATTTTTTAGGAAACTCGTCATTGCTAAAATTGCATTTGAATGAAAACAGATTACAAGGACATATACCTCCCAGTCTTGGCAATTGCAGGGGTTTGTTGGAGTTGGACCTTTCCGTAAACAATCTTACCGGCCCTATACCCGCTGAACTTTTTCTGTTATCATCCTTGTCGATGACCCTAAATCTTTCTCACAACTATTTAGTTGGACCCCTTCCCAAAGATATAGAAAAACTCAAAAGTTTAACGGCACTTGATCTATCACACAATGACCTGGTTGGAGCAATACCAAATTCCATCGAAACCTGCAAAAGCCTCGAGTACCTAAATCTTGGTGCCAATTCCTTTCAAGGTCCGATACCTCCCTCAATGGGTGCTTTAAGAGGTATCATCAACCTTAATCTTTCCCGTAACAACTTCTCCGGAAAAATTCCAAAATTCTTAGAGCAACTAAACTTGTCTTCATTGGATTTGTCGTACAACAATTTTGATGGTGAGGTACCGTTGAAAGGTATTTTCAAGAATGCGAGTTTGATCTCGATTAAGGGGAACAATAGGCTGTGTGGAGGCCTTCTTGAACTTCGCCTGCCTAAATGTCCCACAATATCAAGGTCAAAGACAGGTTTCAGAACGTCACGTGTTATTCTAATTGTCATTCCAATTTGTTTGCTTTTAGTTGTAGCAATGGTTTTGTCTTATCTATTTTATTGGAAAAGAAGAAAGACACAAGCACAACCAGAAGCTTCATGCGTGCAACCGTTTTCAAGAGTTTCTTTTGGAAGTATACTCAAAGCTACCAATGAGTTCTCTCAACAAAATTTGATTGGGACAGGGGCTTTTAGTGCTGTTTATAAGGGTATTCTTGAACCAATTGATGGAATGGTTGCCATTAAAGTTCTAAAGCTTGGAAACCAAGGAGctttgaaaagttttgtgatagaGTGTGAGGCTTTGAAAAACATAAGGCATCGTAATCTTGTGAAAGTCATTACTTCCTGTTCATCAATTGATTTTCAAGGTAATGATTTCAAAGCTCTTATTTACGAGTTCATGCCAAATGGGAATCTTGAAAGGTGGCTACATCCAAGTTCAGAACAAGAGGTTGATATTGAAGAAGCTCCTCCACAAAGATTGACCCTTCGCCAAAGAGTAATGATTGCAACAGATGTAGCTCATGCCATGCACTACCTCCACGAAGAGTGTGAGTCACCCATAGTTCACTGTGATTTAAAGCCAAGCAATATCTTACTTGACAGTGACATGGTTGCTCACATTGGTGATTTCGGGCTGGCAAAGTTTTTGCCATTAAAACCACACAAAAGTAGTTCAATTGGATTAAGAGGGACTATTGGTTATGCACCTCCAG AGTATGGACTTGGAGGTGAGATGACAAAAGAAGGGGATATCTACAGCTTTGGGATATTGTTATTAGAGATGATAACTGGAAAAAGACCAACAGACCTCATTTTCCAAGAAGGATTCAACCTCCATGGCTATGTGACGATGGCTTTGCCTGATCATCTAATGGAGATAATTGAACCGACACTATTGTCTATCATTGAGGATATAAACGTAGGTGCAAATGTCAACCATGGGAATGATGCTAGAAAGTGGGAGATGTTGGAGAAAAGCATGATTTTGTTGGCAAGAACTGGGTTGGCATGCTCCTTGGAATCTCCCAAAGAGAGGATGAACTCAAGCAAAATAGTCCAAGAGTTGCATCACATCAATGGCCTTTTCTGA